CCGCGGGCCGCATTTTCATTTGGATTCATAGAAAAAGGAAAGGCACTCTTATTGGAAGTCAAAAACAAATGTGTTTCTTCATTTTCTGTAACAAATACTCCTCCTTGAATTCCTGATAACATAAGGGGTTCTTCATTTTCCTTGTGGAGAGGAATAGTATCCACCAACATCAATTCAAAACTATCACTATTAATAGTTAATTGATATGCGAATAATTCAGAAACATTATCGAATGCAGAACTATATAAAAATCCATCTGATTGATTTACAGCACACCAGGAAGCATGGCCATCCTGCGAGGGAACTATATCACTGCCAATAAAAGTTAATGTATCTGCATTAAAACAAGCAATACTTGCTGTGCGATTATCATCGGAATTTTCAAGTCCTACAAATAAATAACCATTATAAAAATCAAGATCACCAAAGTGATCGTAATTCACTGCAAGTTCAGCCGGAATTGGGATATTAAATATACCTCTGCTAATATCATCTGTAACATCATTCAGATCAACCCCAACCGGAATTTTCCAGATACGGGATTTTTGACTAATAAACCAATGATCGGCATTATGTGTTACGCCTTGCAATTCCTCACTCCAAATTGTTTGAGAGTCGGAAGGATAATTATTCAATTGCCTGAAAAAAAGATTATCTGCCATTAAATTAATTAATTAATTGATTGATTGATCAAATTTAAAATACTATATAATTATAACCAAATGTGATTGCTTCGACATTACTTCGTAATGTCTCGCAATGACTCACAATGCCTCGAAAAGTTGTAAATTAGCCCCACCTTATGCTTTACGCCATATTAAGATTCCTATTTAAAATAACAGGAAGAGTATTCTTCAGCAATATTACTATTCGAAATAAAGAATTAATTCCGAGATCAGGACCATTAATTGTAGTTGCCAATCACCCAAGTGCTTTTATGGATCCCATAGTTATTGCAACTATTTTTGAACGAAATTTATATTTTCTAGGGAAAGGGATTTTGTTTAAATCTAAATTAGGAAAATGGATATTACCTAAATTTAATACGATACCTATTTACCGGCGCGCTGATGACCCCTCGGAAATGAATAAAAACGAGGATACCTTTCGTACATGTTATCAGTATCTGGAAAAAGGTGCTGCAATTTTAATATTTCCGGAAGGCATTACAAAAACCGAAAGAAAATTGGGCGAATTAAAAACCGGTGCAGCCAGAATAGCTTTGGGTGCAGAGGCAAAAAATAATTTTAAACTGAATGTTCAGATCATTACTGTTGGATTAAATTATGCAAATCCACATAAATTCAACCGCGGCCTTTTCATCAATATCGCTCAACCAATATCAATTTCAACATTCCAAAACGAATATGAAACTGATAACGTAAACTCTGTGCTAAAAGTAACAGAAATGATAAAAGTGCAACTGGAGCAAAATATCATTGCGATCGGCGATCAAAAGATTGATGAACTTTCACGGGACATTGAATATTTATACAAATATAAACTTGTTAGGGATTGGGGTGATGATCAGCATTCCGGATTTCTGTTAACCAAAAATATAATTGCTGCAGTAACATATTTTATAAATACAGAACCGCTGCGTGCTGAAAAAATGGCCATACGAATTAAACAATATCTTCGCAATGTAGCAGCCACCGGATTAAAGGATGAGCACCTAATTCTGGAAGATAAAAAAAAGATGTCATTAGGCAAAATTATATTTTCGTTGATTGGTATTATAGTCGGGTTGCCTTTTTTTATTTATGGATTTATCAATAACATCCTTCCTTTTATAATACCGGGTTGGATCGCTGCCAAAGTTGCCTCACGTAAAGAATTTATTGGCTCTATTGGAATGGCGATGGGATTACTTACTTTTATTATATTTTATACTTTGCAGATAATTTTAGTGGGTAAATTTTTTGATCATTTTTGGATCACATTATTTTATGCTCTGAGTTTACCCGTTTCCGGATTATATGCATTCGGCTATTTTCACACAATTAAAAAAATAAAAGCGCGTTGGCTTTTGCTCTATATTTTTAATAAAAAATCAGTATTTATTGCCAATCTGATCGCCGAACGCGAAAATATAATTGCCGAATTTGACATTGCCAGAGCAGAGTTTGCTGCCTATCGTGAAACAAAATAAACTTGTCCAAATAAATTTTTATCTTACTTTTACCCTACCTAAATCATCATGGCATGTGTGAAGAAATAGATGGCATACAACTGAATTTTGCGAGCGACAAATTATTTTTGCTCAATCTTTTATTGGCTTTTTTAATGTTCGGCATCGCGTTAAGTTTAAAGGCTGCCGATTTTAAAAGAATAGTGGAAACACCACGCAAGGCATTTGCAGGATTGATCAGCCAATATATCTTCCTCCCCTTGCTCACTTTTGCTTTGGTATTAATTTTCACACCATGTCCGAGTATAGCTCTTGGAATGTTTTTATTGGGTTCTTGTCCCGGTGGTAATATGAGCAATTTTCTTTCCCATCTCGCAAAAGGAAATGTTGCACTTTCGGTAACCCTTACTGCCACTCAAACTATTCTTGCACCATTAATGACACCGCTTACCTTCGCACTCTGCGCAAATATTTATGGACCGACCCGCGAACTTATGCAATCCATTAATATTGATACTGTTCATTTAATTATTGAGATACTCACAATATTAGGGATCCCACTTATTTTAGGAATGTTCATCAACTATAAATTCCCGGGTTTTACGGCTAAAATTATTAAACCCATTCAAAAGATCTCCATATTTTTATTTTTAGGATTTGTAGTATTTCTATTTGTAAGTAATTACGATCAATTTGTTCAAATAATTGGAGCCATATTTATTTTGGTTTTATTACATAATGGACTGGCCATGGTTGGCGGATATAGCATTGCATCACTATTTCGCCTCGACTTTAAAGATAAAAAGTGTCTTGCCATTGAAACGGGTATCCACAATGCAACTTTAGGATTAATAGTGTGGGCTAATTTTTTTCCTATGCTCGGTGGAGTTGCTGTAGTTGCCGGGTGGTGGGGAATCTGGGATCTGGTGACAGGGTTTGCCGTTGCAATTACCTGGTCGAGAATGGCGAAAAAAAGCCTAGGATAACAGGTTGAGTTCTTTAAATATTGGTAGTAATTTATATGTGGACTTAAATTAAATTATTTTGTTTTTTTATGCATCATCTCAACACAAAAAGTATGGATAATTTAACCATAAAAAAAAGAGTTTGCCTTTAATAGACAAACCCTTTTTTTATAATAAAATAAAATATTAAAACGGATAAGTAACAGAATTCATTTGTAATGTAACAGCCGTTTGAGCTAATAATCTTCCATTTATACTTGCGCCAGTTTGTAAATTGATCGCTTTTTTACATAAAATATTACCTTCAAAGTGACTGGTAGTTCCTAAAGTAACTGCACCGGTTGTTTGCCAGAAAATATTTTTTGCCTTAGCTCCTCCAATTAATGTTACATTAACACTTGATCCAACGGTTAAAGTACCGGAGATCTGGAATATCCAAACATCAGTTGGTCCACCGGAAATAGTAATGTCTGTAGGCATATTTACTGCACTGGTCCATTTATATAACCCCGGTGTAAAAGTTAGGCCACCAATTGTTCCTGCGCCTAAATTCAAAAAATCGGGATCAACTCTTCCAGCTGCATCAACATAAGCAGTTTGCATAGCGCCAACTGCATTCGTTAATTTACTTGGACTTGCTACACTGCATGGCAATGGACCTGCAGCATCCACAGATAAAATTGAGCCGGTAACTTCAACGCAACTCAAAAGAATTGCAGCACCGGTTATAGGACTAGAACCAATATTACCGGTAACGGAAGATGGGAACACATTGGTAATTCCGGATTTTGAAAGAATTACAAATTTTCCCGCACTACCAAGATTTACAGGTGAAGGACCTGCCATAGCAATGTCAAACTGAGGTTCAGGAGATTCAATATTCGCCATATCAGCCAGTTCCGTTTTTGCACATCCTGCGATCAAAACAACCACTATCATTGTAATGGTTGCAAATACATTTCTATTTTTCATACTTGCTTGTGTTATTTATTAGTTTAGATTAATTAGTGGAACAAAGGTGCGAAGCAATACATGGGCGTTGTTACATATTTAAATGTAAAAGTTGCATGATTACCACATTTGAGTGAGCAACGCATCAATAATTCTCAATAAAAAAGGGGATTATACATTTACGTATAACCCCCCGGGTTAAATTTGTTATTGAAATTGATACTATTTAGTATCCAAATATCTCTTCCAGACTTAGTTCAGTAAATTCACCCAAACCCTGGAGATATAACATATCGAGTTTATCCTTATCTCCCATCACTATAATTGTAAAGGTTCGATCAGCTATATGAGCGTCAAAAAATTCCTGCATATCCTGAAGCGTTAAACTTCTGGCCTGCAAATAAATGTCTCTGCGATAATCGTGACTTAATCCCTTTCTCCTTACATTTTCATAATTCCAGAAAATTGCTGAACGAATGATACGTTCGCTTTCAATTTGTTTTGATACTGCATCGATACTGGCATTAAATTGCTCTTCTGCCTGAGGCATATTATTCATGATCTCCAACATTGCCTCAATTGCCTGTTGCATTTTATCGGCCTGAGTTCCAACAAATGCTCTTACATAATGCGCTTCATCCTTATTATTAGGAGTAGTAAAATTTGCATATGCGGAATATGCCAGAGCTTTTGTTTCTCTAATTTCCTGGAAAATAATACTGGATAATCCACTTCCGAAATATTCGTTAAATAATCTGGCTTCAGGTAAAAGCGGTG
The genomic region above belongs to Bacteroidota bacterium and contains:
- a CDS encoding DUF3494 domain-containing protein, with protein sequence MKNRNVFATITMIVVVLIAGCAKTELADMANIESPEPQFDIAMAGPSPVNLGSAGKFVILSKSGITNVFPSSVTGNIGSSPITGAAILLSCVEVTGSILSVDAAGPLPCSVASPSKLTNAVGAMQTAYVDAAGRVDPDFLNLGAGTIGGLTFTPGLYKWTSAVNMPTDITISGGPTDVWIFQISGTLTVGSSVNVTLIGGAKAKNIFWQTTGAVTLGTTSHFEGNILCKKAINLQTGASINGRLLAQTAVTLQMNSVTYPF
- a CDS encoding 1-acyl-sn-glycerol-3-phosphate acyltransferase yields the protein MLYAILRFLFKITGRVFFSNITIRNKELIPRSGPLIVVANHPSAFMDPIVIATIFERNLYFLGKGILFKSKLGKWILPKFNTIPIYRRADDPSEMNKNEDTFRTCYQYLEKGAAILIFPEGITKTERKLGELKTGAARIALGAEAKNNFKLNVQIITVGLNYANPHKFNRGLFINIAQPISISTFQNEYETDNVNSVLKVTEMIKVQLEQNIIAIGDQKIDELSRDIEYLYKYKLVRDWGDDQHSGFLLTKNIIAAVTYFINTEPLRAEKMAIRIKQYLRNVAATGLKDEHLILEDKKKMSLGKIIFSLIGIIVGLPFFIYGFINNILPFIIPGWIAAKVASRKEFIGSIGMAMGLLTFIIFYTLQIILVGKFFDHFWITLFYALSLPVSGLYAFGYFHTIKKIKARWLLLYIFNKKSVFIANLIAERENIIAEFDIARAEFAAYRETK
- a CDS encoding bile acid:sodium symporter family protein; this encodes MCEEIDGIQLNFASDKLFLLNLLLAFLMFGIALSLKAADFKRIVETPRKAFAGLISQYIFLPLLTFALVLIFTPCPSIALGMFLLGSCPGGNMSNFLSHLAKGNVALSVTLTATQTILAPLMTPLTFALCANIYGPTRELMQSINIDTVHLIIEILTILGIPLILGMFINYKFPGFTAKIIKPIQKISIFLFLGFVVFLFVSNYDQFVQIIGAIFILVLLHNGLAMVGGYSIASLFRLDFKDKKCLAIETGIHNATLGLIVWANFFPMLGGVAVVAGWWGIWDLVTGFAVAITWSRMAKKSLG